One part of the Mangrovibacillus cuniculi genome encodes these proteins:
- a CDS encoding sensor histidine kinase, with amino-acid sequence MLERLGIIVTIAFLVTRIPFFRKLIEEKEQLGVSKRLIFAFIFGVFGIIGTYTGVAVNTLDGDYNRWLVNLASEEAIANSRVIGVVVAGLLGGWKLGFGAGVVAGVHRFTLGGFTGIACGISTVVAGVMAGLIHRYYRQQIVVPPKVAFLVGMLAEAVQMMIILLVAKPFGQSYALVSQIGVPMIVANGIGAAIFMLVIQNVIRGEEKVKASESQKALSVADSTVKFMRQGLNATSAKETCIVLQEKIGVDAVAMTNKEEILAHVGLASEHHVSGGPIQTEATKRAMELRKTVVVYEEDIHCHDRNCPLHTAIIAPLIQQDEVVGTLKFYFATKTEPTLVMRELVEGLGSILSTQLELAQIDQLENLAQQAELKALQAQVSPHFLFNALNVIHSLIRVEPLEARKVLLALSTYLRGNLNATHVSLTTIEDELRHVEAYLRIEEARFHDRLQVTIELDESCKYTKVPTLSIQPLVENAIKHGMRDKSIDGKVSIAVGGTKDGWVRISIRDNGSGIESSRLQVLGNERVSSEIGTGIGVWNVKQRVKGLLGGSLEINSVPQEGTTVTMIVPREERSEV; translated from the coding sequence ATGTTAGAGCGTCTAGGGATCATTGTAACAATTGCCTTTTTAGTAACAAGAATCCCTTTTTTTCGAAAGCTTATTGAAGAGAAGGAGCAGTTAGGTGTTTCAAAACGTCTGATCTTTGCTTTCATTTTTGGTGTGTTTGGGATCATTGGAACCTACACCGGAGTAGCTGTAAACACATTAGATGGTGATTATAATAGATGGCTAGTAAATTTGGCGTCAGAAGAAGCGATAGCAAATTCGAGAGTAATTGGAGTCGTCGTTGCAGGACTATTAGGTGGATGGAAGCTTGGTTTTGGAGCAGGGGTAGTAGCTGGCGTTCATCGATTTACATTAGGAGGATTTACCGGTATAGCATGCGGTATATCTACTGTAGTGGCTGGGGTGATGGCAGGGCTTATTCATCGTTATTATCGACAGCAGATTGTTGTTCCACCTAAGGTTGCCTTTTTAGTGGGGATGTTAGCAGAAGCCGTTCAAATGATGATTATTCTACTCGTTGCAAAACCATTTGGACAGTCGTATGCGCTGGTTTCACAAATAGGAGTACCAATGATTGTTGCAAATGGTATAGGTGCAGCAATCTTTATGTTGGTTATTCAGAATGTCATTCGTGGGGAAGAAAAGGTCAAAGCATCGGAATCACAAAAAGCATTAAGTGTTGCTGATAGTACAGTAAAATTTATGCGACAAGGATTAAATGCTACCTCGGCTAAAGAAACGTGTATTGTTTTACAAGAAAAAATTGGTGTCGACGCAGTGGCTATGACCAACAAAGAAGAGATTCTCGCACATGTCGGTCTAGCTTCCGAACATCATGTAAGTGGTGGTCCTATCCAAACAGAAGCTACGAAAAGAGCGATGGAGCTTCGTAAAACAGTTGTTGTGTACGAGGAGGATATCCATTGCCATGACAGAAACTGTCCACTCCATACAGCTATCATCGCTCCTTTAATACAACAAGATGAAGTAGTAGGTACGTTGAAATTCTATTTTGCCACCAAGACAGAACCGACTCTAGTAATGAGAGAGCTAGTAGAAGGGCTAGGATCCATCCTTAGTACACAGCTAGAATTAGCTCAAATTGACCAATTAGAGAACCTTGCACAGCAAGCAGAATTAAAAGCATTGCAGGCACAAGTTAGTCCACACTTTTTATTTAATGCTTTGAATGTCATTCACTCTTTAATAAGGGTAGAACCTCTTGAAGCTAGAAAAGTACTGCTAGCTTTATCTACGTACTTACGAGGAAACTTAAATGCCACACATGTTAGTCTGACTACTATTGAAGATGAGTTAAGACACGTGGAGGCGTATTTAAGGATAGAGGAAGCGAGGTTTCATGACAGATTACAAGTAACAATAGAATTAGATGAATCCTGCAAATATACCAAAGTACCAACATTATCTATTCAACCGTTAGTAGAAAATGCTATTAAGCATGGAATGAGAGATAAGAGTATTGACGGGAAAGTCAGTATTGCTGTGGGAGGTACTAAGGATGGCTGGGTAAGAATTAGCATCCGTGATAATGGAAGTGGTATTGAGAGTAGTCGGTTGCAGGTATTAGGAAATGAACGAGTTTCTTCCGAAATAGGAACGGGAATAGGAGTATGGAATGTTAAGCAAAGAGTAAAAGGTTTACTTGGAGGTTCATTAGAAATTAATTCTGTTCCACAAGAAGGAACAACTGTGACGATGATTGTTCCAAGAGAAGAAAGGAGTGAAGTCTAA